In a genomic window of Flavobacteriales bacterium:
- a CDS encoding M28 family peptidase — protein sequence MRKKGKFGAAALLLGFAAMLALPLMRCGTDQPMRSQGSDAALPALPPAPLFNPDSAYAFVAKQVSFGPRVPGTPQHTACADWMVTKLKGHGAEVTEQKGTVKAFNGKELPLRNIIASFNPLAKDRILLLAHYDTRPFADKDDERPHEPILGANDGGSGVGILLELARHLSAKEHGPGIDLLFTDVEDYGQPSGAMGIDEKSVDTWALGSQHFAKNPHVAGYTARFGILLDMCGAKDARFYREALSMKYAPAIVAKVWRTAGAIGHGDRFVQETKFFVGTDDHLPINERLRIPTIDIIEFHESTNAFHPSWHTHDDDMDVIDPATLDAVGRTVLEVVWKER from the coding sequence ATGAGAAAGAAAGGAAAGTTCGGAGCCGCTGCGCTTCTTCTCGGCTTTGCGGCAATGCTCGCGCTCCCGCTGATGCGCTGCGGCACCGATCAGCCAATGCGGTCGCAGGGCAGTGATGCCGCTCTCCCGGCGCTTCCGCCCGCACCCCTCTTCAATCCCGATAGCGCCTATGCTTTCGTTGCCAAGCAGGTGAGCTTCGGCCCGCGCGTACCTGGCACTCCGCAGCACACGGCCTGCGCTGATTGGATGGTGACCAAGCTCAAGGGCCATGGGGCCGAGGTGACCGAACAGAAAGGCACCGTGAAGGCCTTCAATGGCAAGGAGCTCCCGTTGCGCAACATCATCGCCTCCTTCAACCCGCTTGCGAAGGATCGCATCCTGCTGCTCGCGCACTATGACACGCGGCCCTTCGCCGATAAGGACGATGAGCGGCCTCACGAGCCCATCCTCGGAGCGAATGACGGCGGAAGCGGTGTGGGGATCCTGCTCGAGCTAGCGCGCCATCTCAGCGCCAAGGAACACGGGCCCGGCATCGACCTGCTCTTCACGGACGTGGAGGATTACGGCCAGCCCAGCGGTGCCATGGGAATCGATGAGAAGAGCGTCGACACCTGGGCGCTGGGCTCGCAGCACTTCGCCAAGAACCCGCATGTCGCGGGCTATACGGCGCGCTTCGGCATCCTGCTCGACATGTGCGGGGCCAAGGACGCGCGCTTCTACCGCGAGGCCCTCAGCATGAAGTACGCGCCCGCCATAGTGGCCAAGGTGTGGCGCACGGCTGGCGCCATTGGCCACGGCGACCGGTTCGTGCAGGAGACCAAGTTCTTCGTGGGCACCGATGATCATCTGCCCATCAATGAGCGCCTTCGCATCCCCACGATCGATATCATCGAGTTCCACGAGAGCACCAATGCCTTCCACCCCAGCTGGCACACGCACGACGATGACATGGACGTGATCGACCCTGCCACGCTGGATGCTGTGGGCCGCACCGTGCTCGAGGTCGTGTGGAAGGAGCGTTGA
- a CDS encoding VCBS repeat-containing protein, with product MNHRYLVALAAVLSIARAQAQSTCASPLPALAGMTYTVDTVIGTDVPSPVCSSGGTGATSSEWFVYTATDYVTVTVSSDLTQNGNTDTRVQIYSGACGSLTCVGGDDDSGAGLLTVAIFNAYAGQSYLIAWDNRYSSSGFDFTVSEQPWDPTAISFTNQAVSTSGNAYAAVDMNNDGFDDIVSVTATIIRVHYQQPDGTFSMVDYETTSADYTPSWSMAAGDIDGNGFLDLLYGGGSGVTFMVANADGTGFTEVSGPQYVFSQRSNFVDINNDGNLDAFVCHDVQPNVYYINDGTGQLSYIQGGLGNTPDGGNYGSIWIDYNNDHKIDLFIAKCRGSNQSPASVDQMHQNNGDGTFTDVAAPLGLADYHLSWSSAWADFDLDGDMDVLIGSSSMAQGGHKLMRNDGATFSNMTVGSGFDVFGGTSIEWVAHDFNNDGRVDVLGASNTIHFNNGDWTFTPIVVTAGSGPIADLNNDGFLDVLNGGTIRLNTGNGNNWLRVNLHGTLSNVNGIGARVAITSASGTQIRDIKSGDGFRYMSFLGAHFGLGDDELVEQVAVYWPSGTVDVITDVAVNEVLDVTESLSTEVAELPAGAYTLSPNPASDRITIAGELSGATAILLDGAGRVVLRANAADGVIDVSRLATGSYVLHLVTAGGTWKERITKL from the coding sequence ATGAACCATCGTTACCTCGTCGCGCTAGCCGCCGTCCTTTCCATCGCGCGGGCTCAAGCGCAAAGCACCTGCGCGAGTCCACTGCCTGCATTGGCAGGCATGACCTACACGGTCGATACCGTGATCGGCACCGATGTGCCCTCGCCCGTTTGCAGTTCCGGCGGCACCGGGGCCACCAGCAGCGAGTGGTTCGTTTACACCGCAACGGACTACGTGACCGTGACCGTGAGCAGCGACCTCACGCAGAATGGCAATACCGACACGCGTGTGCAGATCTACAGCGGCGCATGCGGCAGCCTCACTTGCGTAGGTGGGGATGACGACAGCGGCGCCGGCCTGCTTACCGTCGCCATCTTTAATGCTTACGCAGGTCAGAGCTACCTGATCGCTTGGGACAACCGCTATTCCAGCTCGGGATTCGATTTCACCGTCAGTGAGCAGCCTTGGGACCCCACGGCCATCAGCTTCACCAACCAAGCCGTCAGCACGAGCGGGAATGCCTATGCCGCTGTTGACATGAACAATGATGGTTTCGACGATATCGTGTCGGTGACGGCCACGATCATCCGTGTCCACTACCAGCAACCCGATGGCACCTTCAGCATGGTGGATTACGAGACCACCTCGGCGGATTACACTCCGAGCTGGAGCATGGCCGCCGGCGACATCGATGGCAATGGCTTCCTGGACCTGCTCTACGGCGGCGGCAGCGGGGTGACCTTCATGGTGGCCAATGCTGATGGCACCGGCTTCACGGAGGTGAGCGGCCCGCAGTACGTGTTCTCACAGCGGAGCAACTTCGTGGACATCAACAACGATGGCAACCTCGACGCCTTCGTGTGCCACGATGTGCAGCCTAACGTTTACTACATCAATGATGGAACCGGGCAGCTCTCTTACATCCAAGGCGGATTGGGCAACACGCCCGACGGGGGCAACTACGGCAGCATCTGGATCGACTACAACAACGACCACAAGATCGACCTCTTCATCGCCAAGTGCCGTGGCAGCAACCAGTCTCCTGCTAGCGTGGACCAGATGCACCAGAACAATGGCGACGGCACCTTCACCGATGTGGCCGCGCCGCTCGGGCTTGCCGATTACCACTTGAGCTGGAGCAGCGCCTGGGCCGATTTCGACCTCGACGGAGACATGGATGTGCTCATCGGTTCGAGCTCCATGGCGCAAGGCGGGCACAAGCTCATGCGCAACGATGGCGCGACATTCTCGAACATGACCGTCGGCTCCGGCTTCGATGTGTTCGGCGGCACCAGCATCGAATGGGTCGCGCACGACTTCAACAACGATGGCCGGGTCGATGTTCTGGGCGCCAGCAACACCATCCACTTCAATAACGGCGACTGGACCTTCACCCCGATCGTGGTCACCGCCGGCAGCGGTCCGATCGCAGACCTGAACAACGATGGATTCCTTGATGTGCTCAACGGCGGCACTATTCGCCTGAATACCGGCAACGGCAACAACTGGCTTCGGGTGAACCTGCATGGCACCTTGAGCAATGTCAACGGCATCGGGGCTCGGGTGGCGATCACCAGTGCATCAGGTACCCAGATTCGGGACATCAAGAGCGGCGATGGCTTCCGGTACATGAGCTTCCTCGGCGCGCATTTCGGACTTGGTGACGACGAATTGGTGGAGCAGGTGGCGGTGTATTGGCCCAGCGGTACCGTGGATGTGATCACCGATGTTGCTGTGAACGAGGTGCTCGATGTCACGGAGAGCCTCAGTACCGAAGTCGCTGAGCTTCCCGCCGGGGCGTACACCTTGAGCCCGAACCCTGCATCGGACCGCATCACCATAGCTGGTGAGCTTTCGGGGGCCACGGCGATTTTGCTGGATGGTGCTGGCCGGGTGGTTCTGCGCGCGAACGCCGCAGACGGCGTCATCGATGTAAGCCGCTTGGCCACGGGTTCATATGTGCTGCACTTGGTCACGGCTGGCGGCACTTGGAAGGAGCGGATTACCAAGCTCTGA
- a CDS encoding response regulator transcription factor, whose translation MSTVIRILVCDDHRIITEGLRDLLAPAADVECVGTAPSGIEALGMLDHLSVDVLLTDLDMPEMDGFQLTERAKAKHPALKVVVLTMHDEPALVKRALELGADGYLVKTAGRDEVLLAVREVMAGRKHFGSSVMEGFLRQGVEAKKGSELLKDLSEREVEVLAALAEGLGNKEIGERLFISPRTVDTHRTNLMRKLDVHNVAGLVRLAIKAGLVS comes from the coding sequence ATGAGCACTGTCATCCGCATCCTAGTCTGTGACGACCACCGCATCATCACCGAAGGCCTGCGCGACCTGCTCGCGCCTGCCGCCGATGTGGAATGCGTGGGCACCGCGCCGTCAGGCATTGAGGCGTTGGGCATGCTCGACCACTTGAGCGTCGACGTGCTGCTCACCGACCTTGACATGCCGGAGATGGATGGCTTCCAGTTGACTGAGCGGGCCAAGGCCAAGCACCCTGCGCTGAAAGTGGTGGTGCTCACCATGCACGATGAACCTGCCCTTGTGAAGCGCGCGCTGGAACTTGGCGCCGATGGCTATCTGGTGAAGACCGCGGGACGCGATGAGGTGCTGCTGGCGGTGCGTGAGGTAATGGCCGGGCGCAAGCATTTCGGCAGCAGCGTCATGGAAGGATTCCTCCGGCAGGGCGTTGAGGCGAAGAAGGGCAGCGAGCTGCTCAAGGACCTCAGCGAGCGCGAGGTGGAAGTGCTCGCCGCGCTGGCTGAGGGCCTAGGCAACAAGGAGATCGGCGAGCGGCTCTTCATCAGTCCGCGCACGGTCGATACGCACCGCACCAACCTCATGCGCAAGCTCGACGTGCACAACGTGGCCGGCCTCGTGCGGCTGGCGATCAAGGCCGGGCTGGTGAGCTGA
- the polA gene encoding DNA polymerase I, with translation MSEPTQNTPAAEDKRLFLLDAFALIYRAYFSFIRAPRVNSKGFNTSAAFGFTTTLLDLIKREKPTHIAVVFDTAAPTERHETLLDYKANREEMPDDIRSNLVYIRRIIEALNIPILESDGYEADDVIGTLAKKAEQEGYTTFMVTPDKDFGQLVTDKIIMYKPGRGGDPPEKLGPKEICDRWGGLTSTQQVKDILGLMGDAVDNIPGIPGIGEKTAIKLVQQFGSLEGVIEGVDQLKGKQKENVIAFAEQGRMSKALATININAPVELDHTALTLDPPDAAKVLEVFSELEFKNLTGRVLGGEGALKGDGTASSRPSAGVAVTDTTRKSGAAPPGQVDLFGTSVDAEGNVELKEFGNIDTVAHRYLLEDTEEKMYMLAAQLKKQPRFCFDTETTGTDERTAELVGLAFSWKAHEGYYVPVPEDRAEAQRVVDIFKPVLENEAIGKVAQNAKYDIRVLAKYGVEVKGPLFDTMVAHYLLKPDQQKHGMDYLSEAYLSYRPVPIETLIGEKGRGKVQKSMRDADLNAVKEYAAEDADITWQLSGLFSPLLEKDEVASLFNDVEMPLVHVLADMETEGIRIDIPALKQFSEELGAELIRLQEAIHASSGVPFNIDSPKQLGDVLFETLKLGGDRIKKTAKTGQYQTSEDILQELSHAHPVIPLILDYRSLRKLKGTYVDTLPEAADPATHRVHTSYLQTVAATGRLASNDPNLQNIPIRTEKGREIRKAFVPRNEDYQLLSADYSQIELRIIAHMSGDRNMQEAFRHGLDIHAATAAKVFSVDINEVTREQRSRAKAVNFGIAYGQGAFGLSQNLGIPRAEAKQIIDDYFAQFPGVRNYMDEMIGYCRTNGYIKTLMGRRRYLPDITSGNNTVRAQAERIAINAPMQGSAADIIKVAMVSIHRELKQRRMRSKLLLQVHDELVFDAHNDEADELKSLVRERMEGAMELTVPLVVDMGLGKNWLQAH, from the coding sequence ATGTCCGAACCGACCCAGAATACCCCGGCTGCCGAGGACAAGCGCCTCTTCCTCCTGGACGCCTTCGCGCTCATCTACCGCGCCTACTTCAGCTTCATCCGCGCGCCGCGCGTGAACAGCAAGGGATTCAACACCAGTGCGGCCTTCGGCTTCACCACCACGCTCCTGGACCTGATCAAGCGCGAGAAGCCCACGCACATCGCCGTGGTCTTCGACACCGCCGCGCCCACCGAGCGCCACGAGACCCTCCTCGACTACAAGGCCAACCGCGAGGAGATGCCCGACGACATCCGAAGCAACCTGGTGTACATCCGCCGCATCATCGAGGCCCTCAACATCCCCATCCTCGAGAGCGATGGATACGAGGCCGATGACGTGATCGGCACCCTGGCGAAGAAGGCCGAGCAAGAAGGCTACACCACCTTCATGGTCACGCCCGATAAGGACTTCGGGCAATTGGTCACGGACAAGATCATCATGTACAAGCCGGGACGCGGCGGAGACCCGCCGGAGAAGCTCGGCCCCAAGGAGATCTGTGATCGCTGGGGAGGGCTCACCAGCACGCAACAGGTGAAGGATATCCTCGGCCTCATGGGCGATGCGGTGGACAACATCCCCGGCATCCCTGGCATCGGCGAGAAGACCGCGATCAAGCTGGTGCAGCAATTCGGGTCATTGGAGGGCGTGATCGAGGGCGTGGATCAGCTCAAGGGCAAGCAGAAGGAGAACGTCATCGCGTTCGCTGAGCAGGGGCGCATGAGCAAGGCGCTCGCGACCATCAACATCAACGCGCCAGTGGAATTGGACCACACGGCCCTAACGCTCGACCCGCCCGATGCAGCCAAGGTGCTGGAGGTGTTCAGCGAATTGGAATTCAAGAACCTCACCGGCCGGGTGCTGGGCGGAGAGGGTGCGTTGAAGGGTGACGGGACCGCTTCGTCCCGCCCATCGGCGGGCGTCGCGGTGACCGATACCACCAGGAAATCGGGAGCAGCGCCACCAGGGCAAGTGGACCTCTTCGGAACAAGCGTGGATGCAGAAGGCAATGTCGAGCTGAAAGAGTTCGGCAACATCGACACCGTGGCTCACCGCTATCTGCTGGAGGACACAGAAGAGAAGATGTACATGCTCGCGGCGCAACTGAAGAAACAGCCGCGCTTCTGCTTCGACACAGAGACCACCGGAACCGACGAGCGCACGGCGGAGCTGGTAGGCCTCGCCTTCAGCTGGAAGGCGCACGAGGGCTACTACGTCCCCGTGCCGGAGGACCGTGCCGAGGCCCAGCGCGTCGTGGACATCTTCAAGCCCGTCCTGGAGAATGAAGCGATCGGCAAGGTGGCGCAGAACGCCAAGTACGACATCCGCGTGCTGGCGAAGTACGGCGTGGAAGTGAAGGGCCCGCTCTTCGATACGATGGTGGCGCACTACCTGCTGAAACCCGATCAGCAGAAGCACGGCATGGACTACCTGAGTGAGGCCTATCTGAGTTACCGGCCCGTGCCGATCGAGACGCTCATCGGCGAGAAAGGACGAGGCAAGGTGCAGAAGAGCATGCGCGATGCGGACCTCAACGCCGTGAAGGAGTACGCCGCGGAGGATGCCGACATCACCTGGCAGCTATCGGGGTTGTTCTCGCCCTTGCTGGAAAAGGATGAGGTGGCTTCGCTCTTCAACGACGTCGAGATGCCGCTGGTGCACGTGCTCGCCGACATGGAGACCGAGGGCATCCGCATCGACATCCCTGCGCTGAAGCAATTCAGCGAGGAACTGGGCGCCGAGCTGATCCGCTTGCAGGAAGCCATCCACGCGAGCAGCGGCGTGCCATTCAACATCGACTCGCCCAAGCAGCTCGGCGATGTGCTCTTCGAGACGCTCAAGCTCGGCGGGGACCGGATCAAGAAGACCGCGAAGACCGGTCAGTACCAGACCAGCGAGGATATCCTCCAGGAGCTGAGCCATGCGCATCCGGTGATCCCGCTCATCCTCGACTACCGCAGCCTGCGCAAGCTGAAGGGCACGTACGTGGACACGCTGCCCGAAGCCGCTGATCCAGCAACGCACCGCGTCCACACCAGCTACTTGCAGACGGTTGCCGCCACGGGCCGCCTGGCCAGCAACGACCCCAACCTGCAGAACATCCCCATCCGCACCGAGAAGGGCCGTGAGATCCGCAAGGCCTTCGTGCCGCGCAATGAAGACTACCAGCTGCTCAGCGCCGACTACTCGCAGATCGAGCTGCGCATCATCGCGCACATGAGCGGCGATCGCAACATGCAGGAGGCCTTCCGCCACGGGCTCGACATCCATGCGGCCACCGCAGCCAAGGTCTTCAGCGTGGACATCAACGAGGTGACGCGCGAGCAGCGCAGCCGCGCCAAGGCCGTGAATTTCGGCATCGCCTATGGGCAGGGCGCCTTCGGCCTCAGCCAGAACCTGGGCATCCCGCGCGCGGAGGCCAAGCAGATCATCGACGACTACTTCGCGCAGTTCCCCGGCGTGCGCAACTACATGGATGAGATGATCGGCTATTGCCGCACCAACGGATACATCAAGACCCTGATGGGCCGCCGCCGCTACCTGCCGGACATCACCAGTGGCAACAATACCGTGCGGGCCCAAGCTGAGCGCATCGCCATCAACGCGCCCATGCAGGGCAGCGCTGCGGACATCATCAAGGTGGCCATGGTCAGCATCCACCGCGAGCTGAAGCAGCGCCGCATGCGGAGCAAGTTGCTCTTGCAGGTGCACGACGAACTCGTGTTCGATGCACACAACGATGAAGCGGACGAATTGAAATCGCTCGTGCGCGAACGCATGGAAGGCGCGATGGAATTGACCGTTCCCCTCGTTGTTGACATGGGCTTGGGGAAAAACTGGTTGCAGGCGCACTGA
- a CDS encoding sensor histidine kinase — protein MRKLLAFAALLSSPALPGQTPVLDSLLRVLPAQRGAQRCRTLSEVQWELGFRDAQRALAFGAEELRLAESLKDSALIAQALNDMAITEYRLGRHRHAIDLNMRALRIRAALHDSVGMAASHSKVGVAYTDLMEFDSALAHNYSAARIYAGLGDVLRSAQVRGNIGHLYQQMSDLPAAERITRETVAILRGQQNDYALAAAIGQLCQVLQHMNRPDEALAAGQEAMELYEKVGSKMDVANLNNELGQVSRHRGDDDAGLAYYKRALELGEESGDLNGVATYALNVAKALVDLGRPKEALPLFERSVALCRAEGYDDQRMSALAGWVAALERTGDLGGALALQKELTGLRDSVYSTQRLSALTDMQVRYETERTEKELAEERQRGLEQENRIVRQRLLIAISAGSALLVLLGAWFVVSRQRARLKAERDAAIIAERDQGLKALVESTDAERKRIASELHDGVGQLLTGLRMRMEAGASGAPDWDELKTLAVDASNEVRGIAHRMMPRALGELGLAPAIGDMLEKTLKLPGMRHAYEHFGLEGRLPPELETGVYRIAQELVTNAAKHAKAQLVNVQLMRNKGWLILIVEDDGVGFDAQGRSAGIGLQGLRDRARVLRGTLAIASTPGAGTVVTLRIPLTNGHPE, from the coding sequence ATGCGCAAGCTGCTCGCCTTCGCGGCGCTCCTTTCGTCGCCGGCGCTTCCGGGTCAAACACCGGTGCTCGACAGCCTTCTGCGCGTGCTGCCCGCGCAACGAGGCGCGCAGCGATGCCGCACGCTCAGTGAGGTGCAATGGGAATTAGGCTTCCGCGATGCGCAGCGCGCACTGGCCTTTGGTGCTGAGGAATTGCGGCTGGCGGAGAGCTTGAAGGACAGCGCACTCATCGCGCAAGCGCTGAATGACATGGCGATCACCGAGTACCGGCTCGGACGGCATCGGCATGCCATTGACCTGAACATGCGGGCTCTGCGCATCCGTGCAGCCCTTCACGATTCGGTCGGCATGGCCGCGAGCCATAGCAAGGTCGGCGTGGCCTACACGGACCTCATGGAGTTCGATTCGGCTTTGGCGCACAACTATTCGGCCGCGCGCATCTATGCAGGGCTCGGAGATGTGCTCCGGTCAGCGCAGGTGCGCGGCAACATCGGGCATCTGTATCAACAGATGTCGGACCTGCCGGCGGCTGAGCGCATCACACGGGAAACGGTGGCCATCCTGCGCGGACAGCAGAATGATTATGCCTTGGCCGCTGCAATCGGCCAGCTCTGTCAAGTGCTGCAGCACATGAACCGGCCCGATGAGGCGCTCGCCGCCGGGCAGGAGGCCATGGAGCTGTACGAGAAGGTGGGGTCGAAGATGGATGTGGCCAACCTCAACAACGAGCTGGGACAGGTCAGCCGGCATCGCGGCGACGATGACGCAGGCCTGGCCTACTACAAAAGAGCGCTGGAACTCGGCGAAGAGTCCGGCGACCTGAACGGCGTGGCCACCTATGCGCTCAATGTCGCCAAGGCGCTTGTCGATCTGGGCAGGCCCAAGGAGGCGCTGCCCCTGTTCGAGCGCAGTGTGGCCCTCTGCCGCGCAGAAGGCTATGATGACCAGCGCATGTCCGCATTGGCGGGCTGGGTCGCGGCCTTGGAGCGCACCGGCGACCTGGGCGGCGCATTGGCGCTGCAAAAGGAGCTCACTGGCTTGCGCGACAGCGTGTACAGCACGCAGCGGCTGTCGGCGCTCACCGACATGCAGGTGCGCTATGAGACCGAGCGCACGGAGAAGGAGCTTGCGGAAGAGCGCCAGCGCGGGCTGGAGCAGGAGAACCGGATCGTGCGACAGCGCTTGCTCATCGCGATTTCCGCTGGGAGCGCCTTGCTGGTGCTGCTGGGGGCATGGTTCGTGGTATCACGGCAGCGCGCGCGGCTGAAGGCTGAGCGCGACGCGGCCATCATCGCTGAGCGCGACCAGGGGCTGAAGGCGTTGGTGGAATCCACCGATGCCGAGCGCAAGCGAATCGCCTCGGAGCTGCACGATGGCGTCGGGCAATTGCTCACGGGCTTGCGCATGCGCATGGAGGCGGGGGCGTCAGGCGCGCCGGACTGGGATGAACTCAAAACGCTTGCAGTTGATGCGAGCAACGAAGTGCGCGGCATCGCCCACCGCATGATGCCCCGCGCGCTCGGGGAGCTGGGCCTGGCGCCCGCCATCGGCGATATGCTGGAGAAGACCTTGAAGCTGCCAGGAATGCGCCATGCATACGAGCACTTCGGCTTGGAGGGCCGCTTGCCGCCAGAGCTCGAGACCGGGGTGTACCGCATCGCGCAGGAATTGGTGACCAATGCCGCCAAGCACGCGAAGGCGCAGCTCGTGAACGTGCAGCTGATGCGCAACAAGGGCTGGCTCATCCTGATCGTCGAGGATGACGGCGTCGGATTCGATGCTCAGGGCAGAAGCGCAGGAATCGGATTGCAGGGCCTGCGAGACCGTGCGCGCGTGCTTCGCGGAACCCTGGCCATCGCCTCCACGCCCGGAGCCGGAACCGTGGTGACCTTGCGCATCCCCTTAACCAACGGGCATCCCGAATGA
- a CDS encoding cysteine--tRNA ligase, with protein MNPGPLFITNTLTRRKEEFTPLRPPHVGLYVCGPTVYSDVHLGNVRSFLTFDVLYRWLTHIGFKVRYVRNITDVGHLVDDVDHGEDKIAKRARLEQLEPMEIVQKYTNGFHDVMRLFNILPPSIEPTATGHLIEQIEMVKRIVASGYGYEANGSVYFDVPKFAEQHAYGELSGRKIDELLANTRDTEGMDEKRSPLDFAIWKKAEPQHLMKWPSPWGEGFPGWHLECSAMSTKYLGQTFDIHGGGMDLKFPHHECEIAQSVAADGHAPVRYWMHGNMLTVNGRKMAKSEGNGFTPEELLTGKHKLLEKGYSAMTVRFFMLQCHYANTLDFSNAAMQASEKGLERLMKAMALLPRLKTSDADEADIAAIEQRCCAAMNDDLNTPVMIAELFEAARIINSVNDGKLKLTAASVEKLRALMRTMVREVLGLRDEATASPTNDNALDALVKEFIRLRAEAKGRKDFATGDAIRDRLAAIGVVLKDTKDGTTWERR; from the coding sequence ATGAATCCCGGCCCGCTCTTCATCACCAACACGCTCACCCGCCGCAAGGAGGAGTTCACCCCGCTGCGGCCGCCGCACGTGGGCTTGTACGTGTGCGGCCCCACGGTATACAGCGATGTCCACCTGGGCAACGTGCGCAGCTTCCTAACCTTCGACGTGCTCTACCGCTGGCTCACGCACATCGGCTTCAAGGTGCGCTACGTGCGCAACATCACCGATGTGGGCCACTTGGTCGATGATGTGGACCACGGCGAGGACAAGATCGCCAAGCGCGCGCGCCTGGAGCAATTGGAGCCCATGGAGATCGTGCAGAAGTACACCAATGGCTTCCATGATGTCATGCGGCTCTTCAACATCCTGCCGCCGAGCATCGAGCCCACGGCCACGGGCCATTTGATCGAGCAAATCGAGATGGTGAAGCGCATCGTGGCCAGCGGATACGGCTACGAGGCGAACGGAAGCGTGTACTTCGATGTGCCGAAATTCGCGGAACAGCACGCGTACGGCGAGCTGAGCGGCCGGAAGATCGACGAGCTGCTGGCCAACACGCGCGATACCGAGGGCATGGACGAGAAGCGCAGCCCGCTCGATTTCGCGATCTGGAAGAAGGCCGAGCCGCAGCACCTCATGAAGTGGCCCAGCCCCTGGGGCGAGGGCTTCCCTGGCTGGCACCTGGAGTGCAGCGCCATGAGCACCAAGTATCTCGGCCAGACCTTCGACATCCACGGCGGCGGCATGGACCTGAAGTTCCCGCACCACGAATGCGAGATCGCGCAGAGCGTGGCGGCCGATGGCCATGCGCCGGTGCGCTATTGGATGCACGGCAACATGCTCACCGTGAATGGCCGTAAGATGGCCAAGAGCGAGGGCAACGGCTTCACGCCGGAAGAGCTGCTCACGGGCAAGCACAAGCTGCTGGAGAAGGGCTACAGTGCCATGACGGTGCGCTTCTTCATGCTGCAATGCCATTACGCCAACACGCTCGACTTCAGCAACGCGGCCATGCAGGCCTCCGAGAAAGGGCTGGAGAGATTGATGAAGGCGATGGCGCTGCTGCCGAGGCTGAAGACTTCGGATGCTGATGAGGCCGACATCGCCGCAATCGAGCAGCGCTGCTGCGCGGCCATGAACGATGACTTGAATACTCCAGTGATGATCGCCGAATTATTCGAGGCCGCGCGCATCATCAACTCAGTGAACGACGGGAAACTGAAGCTCACGGCCGCCTCTGTGGAGAAGCTGCGCGCGTTGATGCGAACGATGGTGCGCGAAGTGCTGGGATTGCGCGATGAAGCGACCGCGAGCCCGACCAACGACAACGCGCTGGATGCGCTGGTGAAGGAGTTCATCCGCCTGCGCGCAGAGGCCAAGGGCCGCAAGGACTTCGCGACCGGCGATGCCATCCGCGACCGGCTCGCCGCCATCGGCGTCGTGCTCAAGGACACCAAGGATGGCACAACCTGGGAACGCAGATGA